Proteins found in one Oncorhynchus mykiss isolate Arlee chromosome 17, USDA_OmykA_1.1, whole genome shotgun sequence genomic segment:
- the LOC110495115 gene encoding phosphoinositide 3-kinase regulatory subunit 5 yields MQHTSCTEDRIQHALDRCLDGLRPSPTAPQPWNVLMCTAGQSLNRWSLEELVKRDPENFLILLQQILRKTREVQDQCQYELVAPLAIMFSSTLLQTPFCPPATELLEEACEVFGCFLTWPEPYCSVCKGLLSTLHQELKAPGISYHRLVREEQGLATSKHRSKTMTVLLMNPSEVPPEFLSVADQLSSIQRSQRETYITLVKHAYQATLGTKYPLASIHKALQVKSLEVLVEIFSMVTDVLERAAAMDDPAKGRDHVTQGLEGLRERMGVPASDVRKSDGMLQTLPLPTAKCYMFHWDKDNFDILNTILENEHDLTGFQTSSGRGDGEEGEEDAEFDLEEEEGEKEEGEKDFVRRHVGDNGWSVDHRASTFSTVSSLSTASKDSMYSNLSESYTPSILSVTSGIDSDFYEDPEDATCSPSPLEQSPSSGKSTKTSARRSQHFSRFFKTKTQSLTRAKSLGSPDVTDFVPVRSKRSNSLPQQVHLRSPDSLFQTPCTPQALKHVCFRRRPILSSDEEGNSNATTLRVVVFGADHVAGKVARAYSNLRQRENVCPSLSRAFRLQFFFVPVKRDGVVRCPSPRCPSPGGQSASPRRGSTSCTELNILGTEDSTNDIARFIGMLDPWYERNTLSLLSLPANVVCQQTSKMESELYDSSYEDRLPILADLVLYYCRHATRPALMQLYQAEMTLAGGERRTEVFLHSLELGHTAGTRAIKAMGAASKRFGIDGDREAVPLMLEVVYNRVVISGRSQWTKKDKVCTSINLTKACKNPEELDSKMECLQLTMTEVLKRQNSNKSKKGYNQQLSVTEVKVDKVQVSGTGNTTFAVCLDQDEKKIFQGVTRCEVSVCYKPDSSTDWRLDRGLSAQIQPLHPTFCSLLCLPIATFSGAQP; encoded by the exons ATGCAACACACGTCGTGTACTGAGGACCGGATCCAGCATGCTCTGGACCGATGTCTGGATGGGCTCAGACCCAGCCCCACGGCGCCACAACCCTGGAACG tcctGATGTGCACGGCGGGCCAGTCGTTGAACCGCTGGAGTCTGGAGGAATTGGTGAAGAGAGACCCAGAGAACTTCCTCATCCTCCTGCAGCAGATCCTCAGGAAGACCCGAGAG gtccaggatcagtgtcagtatGAGCTAGTGGCTCCCCTCGCTATCAtgttctcctccactctgttacag ACCCCCTTCTGTCCCCCTGCCACGGAGCTGCTGGAGGAGGCCTGTGAGGTGTTTGGCTGTTTCCTGACTTGGCCAGAGCCTTACTGCAGCGTGTGTAAAGGACTGCTCTCCACCTTACATCAGGAACTCAAGGCCCCAG GCATATCCTATCACAGACTGGTGAGAGAAGAGCAAGGCCTGGCCACCTCAAAACATCGCTCAAAAACAAT GACGGTTCTGTTGATGAACCCTAGTGAGGTGCCTCCTGAGTTCCTGTCTGTAGCAGACCAACTGAGTAGTATCCAACGGTCCCAGAGAGAGACGTATATCACCCTGGTCAAACATGCCTACCAGGCTACCCTGGGCACCAAGTACCCCCTGGCCAGCATCCACAAAGCCCTGCAG GTCAAGAGTCTAGAAGTGCTGGTGGAGATCTTCTCCATGGTAACCGACGTCCTGGAGAGGGCCGCTGCCATGGACGACCCGGCGAAAGGCCGTGATCATGTGACGCAGGGCCTGGAGGGGCTGAGGGAGAGGATGGGCGTCCCAGCGTCCGATGTCAGGAAGTCTGACG GAATGCTGCAAACTCTACCACTGCCCACAGCCAAGTGCTACATGTTTCACTGGGACAAGGACAACTTTG ACATCCTCAACACCATTCTGGAGAACGAGCATGACCTAACCGGCTTCCAGACCTCCAGTGGTCGGGGTGATGGTGAGGAGGGGGAAGAAGATGCAGAGTTCGacctggaggaggaagagggagagaaggaagagggagagaaggacttTGTACGTAGACATGTCGGAGACAACGGCTGGAGCGTGGACCACCGAGCCTCCACCTTCTCCAccgtctcctccctctccactgCCTCTAAAGACTCCATGTACTCCAACTTGTCCGAATCCTACACCCCCTCCATTCTCTCAGTCACTTCCGGCATCGACAGCGACTTCTACGAAGACCCCGAGGACGCCACCTGCAGCCCCTCACCTTTGGAACAGAGCCCATCATCCGGCAAGTCAACCAAAACTTCGGCTCGTCGGAGCCAGCACTTCTCCCGTTTCTTCAAGACAAAGACGCAATCCCTGACCAGAGCCAAGAGCCTCGGCAGCCCAGATGTTACGGACTTTGTCCCTGTTCGTTCAAAGCGCTCCAACTCCCTCCCGCAGCAGGTGCACCTACGCAGCCCAGACTCCTTGTTCCAGACCCCCTGTACCCCCCAGGCCCTCAAGCACGTGTGCTTCCGCCGGAGGCCCATCCTGAGCAGTGACGAGGAGGGTAACAGTAATGCCACCACCCTGAGGGTGGTAGTGTTCGGGGCCGACCACGTGGCGGGCAAGGTGGCGAGGGCCTATAGTAACCTACGCCAGAGAGAAAACGTTTGCCCGAGCCTCAGCAGAGCCTTCCGGCTGCAGTTCTTCTTTGTGCCTGTGAAGAGGGACGGTGTTGTGAGGTGCCCCAGTCCCAGGTGCCCTAGCCCCGGAGGCCAGTCGGCTAGCCCACGGAGAGGAAGTACATCCTGTACA GAGCTCAACATTCTTGGCACAGAAGACAGCACTAACGACATAGCCCGTTTCATTGGTATGCTGGACCCCTGGTACGAACGCAACACCTTGAGCCTGCTCAGTCTGCCGGCCAACGTGGTGTGTCAG CAAACCTCGAAGATGGAGTCCGAGTTGTATGATAGTTCCTATGAGGATCGTCTGCCCATCCTGGCTGACCTGGTGTTGTACTACTGTCGCCATGCCACCAGGCCTGCACTGATGCAGCTCTACCAAGCTGAG ATGACGTTAGCTGGAggcgagaggaggacagaggtttTCCTTCACTCCCTAGAGCTGGGCCACACCGCAGGGACACGAGCCATCAAGGCTATGG GTGCAGCGAGCAAGAGGTTTGGGATCGATGGCGACCGGGAGGCAGTCCCTCTGATGTTAGAGGTGGTTTACAACAGG gtGGTCATCAGTGGGAGAAGTCAATGGACGAAGAAAGACAAAGTTTGCACCTCCATCAACCTGACAAAAGCTTGCAAGAATCCAGAGGAACTAG ATTCAAAGATGGAGTGCTTGCAGTTGACAATGACAGAAGTACTGAAAAGGCAAAACTCAAACAAATCTAAGAAAGGCTACAATCAG CAACTGAGCGTTACTGAGGTGAAGGTGGACAAGGTGCAGGTCAGTGGGACTGGTAACACCACCTTCGCTGTGTGTCTGGACCAGGATGAGAAGAAGATCTTCCAGGGTGTCACCAG gTGTGAAGTATCTGTATGCTACAAGCCTGACAGCTCTACAGACTGGAGGTTAGACCGGGGTCTGTCCGCCCAGATCCAGCCACTCCACCCCACCTTCTGCTCCCTCCTCTGCCTGCCCATAGCCACCTTCAGCGGGGCACAGCCCTGA